One genomic segment of Rhodothermales bacterium includes these proteins:
- the glmM gene encoding phosphoglucosamine mutase, protein MPLIVSISGIRGVFGDGLSPSTLVNYASAYGAWLRDRTRRQPTVVVGRDGRVTGEVCSRIVAATLQSVGCHVIDAGLSTTPTVEMGVLKEEADGGIILSASHNPAEWNALKLLNERGEFLSAADGQAVIDRAESGDDFTVAYDQIGAYREADFLPYHIEQILALPYIDPEAIAARDFRIVVDGINSVGGIALPALLEALGVRPENIHVVNGEPTGRFAHAAEPLPEHLEDTTRLVAERGADLGLVVDPDADRLALIADGGTFFGEERTQVVAADFLMRKQPGPFATNLSSSRLIEDVMARFDQPVHRSAVGEVNVVEAMRANDAVLGGEGNGGVILAGLHYGRDALAGSALVLQFLAETGQSLSEIGAGYPTYHISKNKLPLDGLDAGALLGALAEKYADERISTVDGVKIDFDEGWVHLRTSNTEPIVRIYTEARTREEAEALAERFKGELQQAV, encoded by the coding sequence ATGCCCCTCATCGTTTCCATCTCCGGCATTCGTGGCGTCTTCGGCGACGGCCTCAGCCCGTCCACGCTCGTCAACTACGCCTCGGCCTACGGAGCTTGGCTGCGCGACCGGACCCGCCGGCAGCCCACGGTCGTCGTCGGGCGCGATGGGCGCGTGACGGGCGAGGTGTGCAGCCGGATCGTCGCCGCCACGCTGCAGAGCGTCGGCTGCCACGTCATCGACGCGGGGCTCTCCACCACGCCGACAGTCGAGATGGGCGTGCTGAAGGAGGAGGCCGACGGCGGCATCATCCTCTCCGCCTCCCACAATCCCGCCGAGTGGAACGCGCTGAAGCTCCTCAACGAGCGCGGCGAATTCCTCTCCGCCGCCGACGGCCAGGCTGTGATCGACCGTGCCGAGAGCGGCGACGACTTCACCGTCGCTTACGACCAGATCGGCGCGTACCGCGAGGCGGACTTCCTGCCGTACCACATCGAACAGATCCTCGCCCTCCCGTACATCGACCCCGAGGCGATCGCGGCGCGCGACTTCCGCATCGTCGTCGACGGGATCAACTCGGTCGGCGGGATCGCGCTGCCGGCCCTCCTCGAAGCGCTCGGCGTGAGGCCGGAGAATATCCACGTCGTCAACGGCGAGCCGACGGGCCGCTTCGCGCACGCGGCCGAACCGCTGCCGGAACACCTCGAAGACACCACGCGGCTCGTCGCCGAGCGCGGCGCCGACCTCGGGCTCGTCGTGGACCCCGACGCCGACCGGCTCGCGCTCATCGCCGACGGCGGGACGTTCTTCGGCGAGGAGCGGACGCAGGTCGTCGCCGCCGATTTCCTGATGCGGAAGCAGCCCGGCCCGTTCGCCACGAACCTCTCGTCGTCGCGGCTGATCGAGGACGTGATGGCGCGGTTCGACCAGCCCGTGCACCGCTCGGCCGTCGGCGAAGTGAACGTCGTCGAGGCGATGCGGGCGAACGACGCCGTGCTCGGCGGCGAGGGCAACGGCGGCGTGATCCTCGCGGGGCTCCACTACGGCCGCGACGCGCTCGCCGGGTCCGCGCTCGTCCTCCAATTCCTGGCCGAGACGGGGCAGTCGCTCTCGGAGATCGGCGCGGGCTACCCGACGTACCACATCTCCAAAAACAAGCTCCCGCTCGACGGGCTCGACGCCGGCGCCCTCCTCGGCGCGCTCGCGGAGAAGTACGCCGACGAGCGGATCTCGACCGTCGACGGCGTGAAGATCGACTTCGACGAGGGCTGGGTCCACCTCCGCACGTCGAACACCGAGCCCATCGTGCGGATCTACACCGAGGCGCGGACGCGCGAGGAGGCCGAAGCCCTCGCCGAGCGGTTCAAAGGGGAACTCCAGCAGGCTGTCTGA
- a CDS encoding SIMPL domain-containing protein, translating to MRCSLLLVFAFVLLSSPATAQDATRTISVYGAGYVEGDADRATVTIALEGSGSSLREAVADAQGKVVEITEPLRRVGLPETAFTTSRFTGYGGGRPFLFAKREYKTSIALTVTVDNLDLLEAVVLVLSESPVERIADLSFALRDLDALRRSSREQALSDAETKAAAMAAQLGLALGPVLGVEEQPTIRQNPNANYYVDGVRITEEVFMTRERPVVPEVQIFAQRFAVQAGVRVTYALAGE from the coding sequence ATGCGCTGCTCCCTCCTGCTCGTATTTGCGTTCGTTCTGCTCTCCAGTCCAGCGACGGCGCAGGACGCCACCCGAACGATCAGCGTCTACGGTGCCGGTTACGTTGAGGGTGACGCCGACCGAGCCACGGTGACGATCGCGCTCGAAGGCTCGGGCTCGTCGCTGCGCGAGGCCGTCGCCGACGCGCAGGGGAAGGTAGTGGAGATCACCGAGCCCTTGCGGCGCGTCGGGCTGCCCGAGACGGCGTTCACCACCTCGCGCTTCACCGGGTACGGCGGAGGCCGGCCGTTCCTCTTCGCTAAACGCGAATACAAGACGAGCATTGCGCTCACCGTCACCGTCGACAATCTCGACCTGCTCGAAGCCGTCGTGCTCGTGCTCAGCGAAAGCCCGGTGGAGCGCATCGCCGACCTGAGCTTCGCCCTCCGCGATCTCGACGCGCTCCGCCGCTCGTCCCGCGAACAGGCCCTCTCGGATGCCGAGACGAAGGCGGCGGCGATGGCCGCGCAGCTCGGCCTCGCACTCGGCCCCGTGCTCGGCGTCGAGGAGCAGCCGACGATTCGTCAGAACCCGAATGCGAACTACTACGTCGATGGGGTGCGCATCACCGAGGAGGTCTTTATGACGCGCGAGCGTCCTGTCGTCCCCGAGGTGCAGATCTTCGCGCAGCGCTTCGCCGTGCAGGCGGGCGTGCGAGTGACCTACGCGCTCGCCGGGGAGTGA
- the mutY gene encoding A/G-specific adenine glycosylase, with product MSDGYRDRVEVGHRAAFHGALANWFERVRRPMPWRETRDPYRIWISEIMLQQTRVEQAWPYYERFTEAFPTVDALAAADLDDVLRLWEGLGYYSRARNLHRAARLIVDEFDGVVPDKEADIRRLPGVGPYTAAAVLSIAYGRPLAVLDGNVMRVLTRVFAIADDVTSSRTRRHLQALADDLLDPAQPARFNEAMMELGATVCTPANPTCPSCPLRDVCAAFAEGEPEHYPVAKKKKPVPHYDIAVGLVFDADGRLLVAKRPEDAMLGGLWEFPGGKVEPGESMPEACRRELREELGVEVEVGEPVARVDHAYSHFKITLHAFRCRITSGEPVHHAAQPLRWVAVEDLGDFAFPRANRRVIERLIEHAHNPTLF from the coding sequence ATGAGCGACGGCTACCGCGACCGGGTCGAGGTCGGGCACCGGGCGGCGTTTCACGGAGCGCTCGCGAACTGGTTCGAGCGCGTGCGCCGGCCGATGCCGTGGCGCGAGACGCGCGATCCCTACCGGATCTGGATTTCGGAGATCATGCTCCAGCAGACGCGCGTGGAGCAGGCGTGGCCGTACTACGAGCGGTTCACCGAGGCCTTCCCCACCGTCGATGCCCTCGCTGCCGCGGACCTCGACGACGTGCTGCGGCTGTGGGAAGGGCTCGGGTATTACAGCCGGGCACGGAACCTCCACCGCGCCGCCCGCCTCATCGTGGACGAGTTTGACGGCGTCGTGCCGGATAAGGAAGCGGATATTCGGCGACTCCCCGGCGTCGGGCCGTACACCGCCGCCGCCGTCCTCTCGATCGCCTACGGCCGCCCGCTCGCCGTGCTCGACGGGAACGTGATGCGCGTGCTCACCCGCGTCTTTGCCATTGCTGACGACGTAACCTCCAGCCGCACCCGCCGCCACCTCCAAGCCCTCGCCGACGATCTCCTCGACCCAGCGCAGCCCGCCCGTTTCAACGAGGCGATGATGGAGCTCGGCGCGACGGTTTGCACCCCAGCGAACCCTACCTGCCCATCGTGCCCGCTGCGCGACGTGTGCGCCGCCTTCGCCGAGGGCGAACCGGAGCACTACCCGGTAGCGAAAAAGAAGAAGCCGGTCCCCCACTACGACATCGCCGTCGGCCTCGTCTTCGACGCGGACGGCCGCCTGCTCGTCGCGAAGCGACCGGAAGACGCCATGCTCGGCGGGCTATGGGAGTTTCCCGGCGGGAAGGTCGAGCCCGGCGAGTCGATGCCGGAGGCGTGCCGGCGTGAACTGCGTGAGGAGCTGGGCGTCGAGGTCGAGGTCGGCGAACCGGTGGCGCGGGTCGATCACGCGTATTCCCACTTCAAGATCACGCTCCACGCCTTCCGCTGCCGGATCACATCGGGCGAGCCCGTGCACCACGCGGCGCAACCCCTGCGGTGGGTCGCCGTCGAAGACCTCGGCGACTTCGCGTTCCCCCGCGCGAACCGGCGCGTGATCGAGCGGTTAATCGAACACGCACACAACCCGACGCTATTTTAG
- a CDS encoding DUF4199 family protein translates to MSSKWTSIMIGALTVGVLSTSYLGLLNMLCCLGVIIGAVVAVWHYTDTHTLTITGGTGAGIGAAAGALGAVLSTLLTLLLLGLGLEGGAVEDLMMDFFSGMMTEEQLREIEAQQEDARTATTLITNTLIGAVIFAIFGAIGGAIGAAIFKKGGPDATISEPGY, encoded by the coding sequence ATGAGCAGCAAGTGGACCTCCATCATGATCGGTGCGCTCACCGTAGGGGTTCTCTCTACGTCCTATCTCGGTCTCCTCAACATGCTCTGCTGTCTCGGTGTCATCATCGGGGCCGTCGTGGCAGTGTGGCACTACACGGACACTCATACGCTCACGATCACGGGGGGAACCGGGGCCGGAATTGGAGCCGCTGCCGGCGCCCTCGGAGCAGTACTATCGACGCTGCTCACCTTGCTGCTTCTTGGGCTGGGTCTAGAAGGCGGAGCGGTCGAAGACCTGATGATGGATTTCTTTAGCGGGATGATGACGGAGGAGCAACTCCGCGAGATCGAGGCGCAGCAGGAAGATGCTCGCACCGCGACGACGTTGATCACCAACACGCTGATCGGAGCAGTGATCTTCGCCATTTTCGGCGCGATCGGCGGTGCGATTGGGGCGGCCATCTTCAAAAAGGGCGGCCCCGATGCGACGATCTCCGAACCCGGCTACTGA
- a CDS encoding DUF2085 domain-containing protein: MKSALSDTKWSAAAWALALAATLTLLVGAVLPPFVGSAAAVLRAGFAPLCHQLAERSFAVGGVPFAVCHRCTGIYLGLALGVLALPALRDRANAWARYDRWLLLAATLPAAIDWTGDVLGLWTNTVAVRVVTGVWFGVAAGFVFARSVSARTTAPAGISDAARGVGP; the protein is encoded by the coding sequence ATGAAGAGTGCGTTAAGCGATACGAAATGGAGCGCCGCCGCATGGGCGCTCGCGCTCGCGGCGACGCTCACGCTGCTCGTCGGCGCTGTGCTCCCACCGTTCGTCGGCTCGGCAGCGGCCGTGCTTCGGGCGGGGTTCGCGCCGCTCTGCCATCAACTCGCGGAACGGTCGTTCGCGGTGGGCGGCGTGCCCTTCGCCGTCTGCCACCGCTGCACGGGGATCTACCTCGGCCTCGCGCTCGGCGTGCTCGCCCTCCCCGCGCTGCGCGACCGGGCGAATGCGTGGGCACGGTACGACCGCTGGCTGCTGCTGGCAGCGACGCTGCCGGCTGCCATCGACTGGACCGGCGACGTGCTCGGATTGTGGACGAACACGGTCGCCGTCCGCGTCGTCACGGGGGTGTGGTTCGGGGTCGCCGCGGGGTTCGTCTTCGCCCGGTCGGTCTCGGCTCGGACGACTGCGCCAGCGGGGATATCGGACGCGGCGCGTGGGGTTGGTCCGTAG
- a CDS encoding BamA/TamA family outer membrane protein produces the protein MICFHPILATLGLLLAASAAAQPADSTATRWHLVIDGRDAAWPLGRALPADSLDTAATEVLHEFQREGYYFATVDSARVGERAATLFVRRGPEVEIGSVEIDGVTVFDAERVRDRMTTRPGRPLDPDALGRDLDALVADYERAGYPLAEATLADVTLDERDGAPRLHLTIRVAEGETLAFGGLELVPGGRTAPGFASRTVGLRPGAPLATFAPERIRQDLEETGLFDEVGQPELALRDDGTAVVRVPAREAAPGTFDLVFGYLPPSGPGDSGSVVGNGSLVLRNLFGHGRALALALVRNPGLVSSLDVALADPFVLGLPLRLEAQFSGYQQDSTYQQQRYGLEAGYRFAPGLEALVTASREYVQAGIAGIVLVEGRQRIPEADAWFAGVGVRYRRVDERLNPRRGLFVQTTLEQGVKRRDLAQDTAAVAAPVNISQQRLLAEGRLFLPTLRRQVLVIGGDAAILLGDVYDESDLFRFGGATSLRGYDEERFRGNIVGRAVVEYRYQIDRTSYAFLFTDIGYVERPATPGVASDRSVRPGYGLGIQYRTPLGLVAVSYALNPDDGPTRGKIHVGLSVGL, from the coding sequence ATGATTTGCTTCCATCCCATTCTGGCTACCCTCGGCCTGCTGTTGGCCGCGTCCGCCGCCGCGCAACCGGCGGACTCGACGGCGACACGTTGGCACCTCGTCATCGACGGGCGTGACGCCGCGTGGCCGCTCGGCCGCGCGCTGCCGGCAGACAGCCTCGATACGGCCGCGACGGAGGTGCTGCACGAATTTCAGCGCGAGGGCTACTACTTCGCCACCGTCGACTCGGCCCGCGTCGGTGAACGGGCGGCGACGCTGTTCGTCCGCCGAGGCCCGGAGGTCGAAATCGGGTCGGTGGAGATCGACGGGGTGACGGTGTTCGATGCCGAGCGCGTGCGGGACCGGATGACGACGCGGCCCGGACGCCCCCTCGACCCCGACGCGCTCGGCCGCGACCTCGACGCCCTCGTCGCCGACTACGAGCGCGCAGGCTACCCACTCGCTGAGGCGACGCTCGCGGACGTGACGCTCGACGAACGGGACGGCGCGCCGCGTCTGCACCTCACGATTCGGGTGGCGGAGGGCGAGACGCTCGCGTTCGGCGGGCTCGAACTCGTGCCGGGCGGGCGGACGGCGCCGGGCTTTGCCTCGCGTACCGTCGGGCTTCGGCCGGGCGCGCCGCTCGCCACGTTCGCGCCCGAGCGGATCCGGCAGGATCTCGAAGAGACGGGACTGTTCGATGAAGTCGGGCAGCCGGAGCTCGCGCTCCGCGACGACGGCACGGCGGTCGTCCGCGTCCCCGCCCGCGAGGCCGCGCCGGGCACGTTCGACCTCGTCTTCGGCTACCTCCCGCCGAGCGGGCCGGGCGACAGCGGCTCCGTCGTGGGCAACGGGTCGCTCGTGCTGCGCAACCTGTTCGGGCACGGGCGGGCGCTCGCGCTCGCGCTCGTCCGCAACCCCGGCCTCGTATCGTCGCTCGACGTGGCGCTCGCCGACCCGTTCGTGCTCGGCCTGCCGCTCCGGCTCGAAGCGCAGTTCTCGGGCTACCAGCAGGACTCGACGTACCAGCAGCAGCGCTACGGGCTGGAGGCGGGCTACCGCTTCGCGCCGGGACTCGAAGCGCTTGTCACGGCGAGCCGGGAATACGTGCAGGCCGGGATCGCGGGCATCGTCCTCGTCGAGGGTCGGCAACGGATTCCCGAGGCCGATGCGTGGTTCGCGGGCGTCGGCGTCCGCTACCGCCGGGTCGACGAGCGGCTCAACCCCCGACGCGGGCTGTTCGTGCAGACGACACTGGAGCAGGGCGTCAAGCGCCGCGACCTCGCCCAGGACACGGCTGCCGTCGCCGCGCCCGTCAACATCAGCCAGCAGCGGCTCCTCGCCGAAGGCCGCCTGTTCCTCCCGACGCTGCGGCGGCAGGTGCTCGTCATCGGCGGCGATGCCGCGATCCTGCTCGGCGACGTGTATGACGAGAGCGATCTTTTCCGCTTCGGCGGGGCGACTTCGCTGCGCGGCTACGACGAGGAACGGTTCCGGGGCAACATCGTCGGCCGCGCGGTCGTCGAGTACCGCTATCAGATCGACCGGACCTCGTATGCGTTTCTCTTCACCGACATCGGCTACGTCGAGCGGCCCGCGACGCCCGGCGTCGCATCGGACCGCTCTGTGCGGCCGGGGTACGGGCTCGGCATCCAGTACCGCACCCCGCTCGGGCTCGTCGCCGTCAGCTACGCTCTCAATCCCGACGACGGCCCGACGCGCGGCAAAATCCACGTCGGCCTCTCCGTCGGATTGTAG
- the groL gene encoding chaperonin GroEL (60 kDa chaperone family; promotes refolding of misfolded polypeptides especially under stressful conditions; forms two stacked rings of heptamers to form a barrel-shaped 14mer; ends can be capped by GroES; misfolded proteins enter the barrel where they are refolded when GroES binds), with protein MMAKQITFDTEARTSLKTGVDKLANAVKVTLGPKGRNVIIEKKFGAPTITKDGVTVAKEIELENRLENVGAQMVKEVASRTSDVAGDGTTTATVLAQAIMNAGLRNVTSGANPMDLKRGIDAAVKVVVEELKGLSRDIEGKNEIAQVGSISANNDTEIGDLIADAMDKVGKDGVITVEEAKGTETSLDTVEGMQFDRGYLSPYFVTDPDNMEVVLEDAMILIHDKKISAMKDLLPVLEKVAQMGAPLLIVAEDIDGEALATLVVNKLRGTLRVAAVKAPGFGDRRKAMLEDIATLTGGTVVSEERGYRLENATLDYLGRAKRIVIDKDTTTVVDGAGTEDTIKARISQIRSQIENTTSDYDREKLQERLAKLSGGVAVLKIGASSEIEMKEKKARVEDALHATRAAVEEGIVPGGGVAFIRVLSALDNVNVENEDQKIGVNIIRRALEEPLRQIANNAGMEGSIVVQKVKEGKGNYGFNARTEEYGDLIEQGVLDPTKVTRTALENAASVAGLLLTTEAVISDKPEPEGNGAGAGMPDMGGMGGGMGF; from the coding sequence ATCATGGCTAAGCAGATCACTTTCGACACCGAGGCGCGTACCAGCCTTAAAACCGGCGTAGACAAGCTCGCCAACGCCGTCAAGGTCACACTCGGTCCCAAGGGCCGCAACGTGATCATCGAGAAGAAGTTCGGCGCCCCGACCATCACCAAGGACGGCGTCACCGTCGCCAAGGAAATCGAGCTCGAGAACAGGCTCGAGAACGTCGGCGCGCAGATGGTGAAGGAGGTCGCATCCCGGACCTCCGACGTGGCCGGCGACGGCACCACGACGGCCACCGTGCTCGCTCAGGCGATCATGAACGCCGGTCTCCGCAACGTCACCTCCGGCGCCAACCCGATGGACCTCAAGCGCGGCATCGACGCCGCCGTGAAGGTTGTCGTCGAGGAACTCAAGGGCCTCAGCCGCGACATCGAAGGCAAGAACGAGATCGCCCAGGTAGGCTCCATCTCGGCTAACAACGACACCGAGATCGGCGACCTCATCGCCGACGCGATGGACAAGGTCGGCAAGGACGGCGTGATCACGGTCGAGGAGGCCAAGGGCACCGAGACCTCGCTCGACACCGTCGAGGGCATGCAGTTCGACCGCGGCTACCTCTCGCCGTACTTCGTGACCGACCCCGACAACATGGAGGTCGTGCTCGAGGACGCGATGATCCTCATCCACGACAAGAAGATCTCCGCGATGAAGGACCTTCTGCCCGTCCTCGAGAAGGTCGCGCAGATGGGAGCCCCCCTCCTCATCGTCGCTGAGGACATCGACGGCGAGGCGCTCGCCACGCTCGTCGTAAACAAGCTCCGCGGCACGCTCCGCGTGGCCGCCGTCAAGGCCCCCGGCTTCGGCGACCGCCGCAAGGCCATGCTCGAAGACATCGCGACGCTCACCGGCGGTACCGTCGTCTCGGAAGAGCGCGGTTACCGCCTCGAGAACGCCACGCTCGACTACCTCGGCCGCGCCAAGCGGATCGTGATCGACAAAGACACGACGACCGTCGTGGACGGCGCCGGCACCGAGGATACAATCAAGGCCCGGATCAGCCAGATCCGCAGCCAGATCGAGAACACCACGTCGGACTACGACCGCGAGAAGCTGCAGGAGCGGCTCGCCAAGCTCTCCGGCGGCGTGGCCGTCCTCAAGATCGGGGCTTCCTCCGAGATCGAGATGAAGGAGAAGAAGGCCCGCGTCGAGGACGCGCTCCACGCGACCCGCGCGGCCGTCGAAGAGGGCATCGTGCCCGGCGGCGGCGTCGCCTTCATCCGCGTGCTCTCCGCCCTTGACAACGTCAACGTGGAGAACGAGGACCAGAAGATCGGCGTGAACATCATCCGGCGTGCGCTCGAAGAGCCGCTTCGCCAGATCGCTAACAACGCCGGGATGGAAGGCTCCATCGTCGTCCAGAAGGTGAAGGAGGGCAAGGGGAACTACGGTTTCAACGCCCGCACCGAGGAGTACGGTGACCTCATCGAGCAGGGCGTGCTCGACCCGACGAAGGTCACGCGCACCGCGCTCGAGAACGCCGCTTCGGTGGCCGGCCTGCTGCTCACGACCGAGGCCGTGATCTCGGACAAGCCGGAGCCCGAGGGCAACGGCGCCGGTGCCGGCATGCCTGACATGGGCGGCATGGGCGGCGGCATGGGCTTCTAA
- a CDS encoding serine hydrolase: MPSFRLRPLSLLLLVLVLVQPAAAQTKAQRMDTLLTRYHEFGQLNGSVLAAQGGEIVFAKGYGDANMEWDIPNTPDTRFRIGSVTKQFTAALILQLVEEGRIDLEAHISDHITDYPAESGNKVTIHHLLTHTSGIPSYTSLPDFFASISRTPYEPLDFLSVFSELDLEFEPGTSWNYSNSGYFLLGVIIEVVTGRSYDEVLQARILDPFGLANTGYDHFGEIIERRAAGYVRVGSAYENAPYLDSSLPYAAGMMYSTVGDLLTWNRALHSGAVFAKPETLTKMTTPYASDYGYGVGIQAATVGDLSVPTIRHSGGINGFSSQLWYMPDGDYTIAVLDNTNGDSGRIADVVARILYDQPASGPKWPISTVLSAVIDAEGIDAAEARYRDLKANAPDDYDFQEGELNRLGYDYLRRDEVETAIRIFQLNIEAYPEASNPYDSLGEAYAKAGENDLAIENYRKALALNPGMLSAREALERLGVEVEREVVRVPNEVLERYVGRYEIQPTFAIEVTKNGSQLYAQATGQGRFEIFPSAEDEFYLTVVDAQITFNRNADGEVESLTLHQNGQHMPAPKVE, from the coding sequence ATGCCGAGCTTTCGCCTCCGCCCGCTGTCGCTCCTGCTTCTCGTCCTCGTCCTCGTCCAGCCTGCAGCGGCGCAGACGAAGGCCCAGCGGATGGATACCCTGCTGACGCGGTACCACGAGTTCGGTCAGCTCAACGGGAGCGTGCTCGCGGCGCAGGGCGGCGAGATCGTTTTCGCCAAGGGCTACGGCGACGCGAACATGGAGTGGGATATCCCGAACACGCCGGACACCCGCTTCCGCATCGGCTCGGTGACGAAGCAGTTCACGGCCGCGCTCATCCTCCAACTCGTCGAGGAAGGCCGGATCGACCTCGAAGCGCACATCTCCGACCACATCACGGACTATCCGGCCGAGTCCGGCAACAAGGTCACGATCCACCACCTCCTCACGCACACGTCCGGCATCCCGAGCTACACCAGCCTGCCCGACTTCTTCGCGTCGATCAGTCGCACGCCGTACGAGCCGCTCGACTTCCTCTCGGTGTTCTCCGAACTGGACCTGGAGTTCGAGCCCGGCACGAGTTGGAACTACAGCAACTCGGGCTACTTCCTGCTCGGCGTGATCATCGAGGTCGTGACCGGCCGGTCCTACGACGAGGTATTGCAAGCACGCATCCTCGATCCGTTCGGACTCGCGAACACTGGCTACGACCACTTCGGCGAGATCATCGAGCGCCGCGCAGCCGGGTACGTCCGGGTCGGGAGCGCCTACGAGAACGCGCCCTACCTCGACTCCAGCCTGCCCTACGCGGCGGGGATGATGTACTCGACGGTGGGCGACCTGCTGACGTGGAACCGCGCACTCCACAGCGGCGCCGTCTTCGCGAAGCCCGAGACGCTAACGAAGATGACGACGCCGTACGCCTCGGACTACGGCTACGGCGTGGGCATCCAGGCCGCCACGGTGGGCGACCTCTCCGTCCCCACGATCCGCCACAGCGGCGGGATCAACGGCTTCTCATCCCAGCTCTGGTACATGCCCGACGGGGACTACACGATCGCCGTGCTCGACAACACCAACGGCGACTCCGGCCGCATCGCCGACGTCGTCGCCCGCATCCTCTACGATCAGCCCGCCTCGGGTCCGAAATGGCCAATCTCGACGGTGCTCTCGGCCGTGATCGACGCCGAGGGGATCGACGCGGCCGAGGCGCGCTACCGGGACCTCAAAGCGAACGCGCCCGACGACTACGATTTCCAGGAGGGAGAACTCAACCGGCTCGGCTACGACTACCTCCGCCGCGACGAGGTGGAGACGGCCATCCGCATCTTCCAGCTCAACATCGAGGCCTATCCCGAAGCGTCGAACCCCTACGACAGCCTCGGCGAGGCCTACGCGAAAGCGGGCGAGAACGACCTCGCTATCGAGAACTACCGGAAGGCCCTTGCCCTCAACCCCGGCATGCTCAGCGCCCGCGAAGCGCTCGAGCGGCTCGGCGTCGAGGTCGAGCGCGAGGTCGTCCGCGTGCCCAACGAGGTGCTTGAGCGCTACGTCGGCCGGTACGAGATACAGCCGACGTTCGCCATCGAGGTGACGAAGAACGGCAGCCAACTCTACGCGCAGGCGACGGGGCAGGGCCGGTTCGAGATCTTCCCGTCGGCCGAGGACGAGTTCTACCTCACCGTCGTCGATGCGCAGATCACGTTCAACCGGAACGCCGACGGCGAGGTGGAGAGCCTGACGCTGCACCAGAACGGCCAGCACATGCCCGCCCCGAAGGTCGAGTAG
- the groES gene encoding co-chaperone GroES, whose amino-acid sequence MAISITPLADRVVVQPQAAEEKTAGGLIIPDTAKEKPQKGTVLAVGPGKVENGTKIDMTVKEGDTVLYGKYAGTEINVDGDDVMIMRESDILGVVKG is encoded by the coding sequence ATGGCCATCAGCATCACGCCGCTCGCCGACCGCGTCGTCGTCCAGCCGCAAGCAGCCGAAGAGAAGACCGCCGGCGGTCTCATCATCCCCGATACTGCGAAGGAGAAGCCGCAGAAAGGCACCGTCCTCGCCGTCGGTCCCGGCAAAGTCGAGAACGGCACCAAGATCGACATGACGGTCAAGGAGGGCGACACCGTCCTCTACGGCAAGTACGCCGGCACCGAGATCAACGTCGACGGCGACGACGTTATGATCATGCGCGAGAGCGACATCCTCGGCGTCGTCAAAGGATAA
- a CDS encoding COX15/CtaA family protein produces MDDRHRYFSRYAWGVLAYNILVILWGGFVRATGSGAGCGDHWPLCNGDVIPREAATATIIEFAHRITSGIALLSVVVLIVWAYRLYPRGHRVRLVAAFSMGLMVLEALIGAGLVLLQYVAYNVSVARGYWMAAHLFNTFLLLAAITLTAWTASGGSLPRFRRSGPLGIALGVTLGSVLVLGVSGAVTALGDTLTLGGGIDPASDPIVAALVGLRIYHPLLALLVGVGVAVVAVMGRRSAHPLARVFGFGVLGLYLVNLSIGLVNVWLRAPVEVQILHLLVTDLIWIGLVLFAAAALGEPEREPERRLHSA; encoded by the coding sequence ATGGACGACCGCCACCGCTATTTCAGCCGCTACGCCTGGGGCGTGCTCGCTTATAATATCCTCGTCATCCTGTGGGGCGGGTTCGTCCGCGCCACCGGCTCCGGCGCTGGATGCGGCGACCACTGGCCGCTGTGCAACGGCGACGTCATCCCACGCGAGGCCGCGACGGCGACGATCATCGAGTTCGCCCACCGGATCACGAGCGGGATCGCGCTCCTCAGCGTCGTGGTGCTGATCGTGTGGGCTTACCGGCTGTACCCGCGCGGGCACCGGGTCCGGCTTGTGGCGGCGTTCAGCATGGGGCTGATGGTGCTCGAAGCGCTCATCGGCGCGGGCCTCGTGCTGTTGCAGTACGTCGCGTACAACGTGTCGGTGGCGCGGGGCTACTGGATGGCAGCGCACCTCTTCAACACGTTCCTGCTCCTCGCTGCGATCACGCTGACGGCGTGGACGGCCTCGGGCGGCAGCCTGCCCCGGTTCCGGCGGAGCGGCCCGCTCGGCATTGCGCTCGGCGTGACGCTCGGCAGCGTGCTCGTCCTCGGCGTCAGCGGGGCCGTCACCGCGCTCGGCGACACGCTCACGCTCGGCGGCGGCATCGATCCGGCGTCGGACCCGATCGTGGCGGCACTCGTCGGGTTGCGGATCTATCACCCGCTCCTCGCGCTCCTCGTCGGCGTCGGGGTGGCAGTCGTGGCCGTGATGGGGCGGCGCAGCGCGCACCCGCTTGCCCGCGTATTCGGGTTCGGCGTGCTCGGGCTCTACCTCGTCAACCTCTCGATCGGGCTCGTCAACGTGTGGCTGCGGGCGCCGGTAGAGGTGCAGATCCTCCACCTCCTCGTGACGGACCTGATCTGGATCGGGCTCGTGCTCTTCGCGGCGGCGGCGCTGGGTGAGCCGGAGCGCGAGCCCGAGCGGCGGCTGCATTCGGCGTAG